The following nucleotide sequence is from Romeriopsis navalis LEGE 11480.
TCCTCAAAGAGAGCGATGCGATTGCCCTATTTCCCGGCGGATTTGGGACGCAGGATGAAGCATTCGAATGTATTACGCTGGGCCAAACTGGCAAAACTGTTCCGGTACCCATGGTGCTAATTGACAAGCCCGGCGGCAGTTACTGGCATGATTGGTCCGCCTATATCGAGAAGCAATTGTTGAACAATGGCTTGATTAGTCCCGGTGATCGCAGTTTGTATACGGTGACCGATCGCCTGGATGTTGCCGTCAATCAAATTTCCAGCTTTTATCAGGTCTATCACTCCAACCGCTACGTGGGCGAACAGTTGGTGATTCGACTGCGCTGCCAGCTTAGTGAGGCCGCGATCGCCGAATTAAATGAACGGTTCAGTGACATCCTGGTCAAAGGCCAAATTCGGAGCAGTCTGGCCCTGCCCGAAGAAGCGGGCGATGAAACCTTTGAGCTACCCCGTTTAGTGCTGCATTTTAACCAGCGGGATTTGGGCCGATTATTCGAAATGATTCGAGCCATCAATCAATTAGGCTGTCCCCCAGCGGAGTTGCAGCAACATCCAGAACGTAAGTAACGACCGCCCTCGGTTCGTCCCAAACGGTTCGCGTCAGACAGTTCGCCCCAACTACTTCGCCCAATAGCGCCGCCAGGCAAAGAACTCTTCGAGGGTATAGCGCCAGAGATTTGATTGGCGAACGCGAACGCGATAGTCCGCAGCTAAATGCCCCAGGACTTCGGCCAGGCTGGGGGTGGGAAACACTAGATCCGCGATCGTGTTAATCGATAATTGTTGTTGAATCGCTAAGGTCAGCACTGCCGACCATTCCGCCGCTTCCGCGCCCAGGAGATGGGCCCCCACAATCGTGCCATTGGTCTGC
It contains:
- a CDS encoding LOG family protein, which encodes LKESDAIALFPGGFGTQDEAFECITLGQTGKTVPVPMVLIDKPGGSYWHDWSAYIEKQLLNNGLISPGDRSLYTVTDRLDVAVNQISSFYQVYHSNRYVGEQLVIRLRCQLSEAAIAELNERFSDILVKGQIRSSLALPEEAGDETFELPRLVLHFNQRDLGRLFEMIRAINQLGCPPAELQQHPERK